A window of Bradyrhizobium sp. AZCC 1610 contains these coding sequences:
- a CDS encoding GFA family protein, with the protein MKHTGSCFCGAVEVQVTGPPEGMGYCHCSSCRSWSGGPVNAFSLWRPEAVRITAGAQHVATFEKTPMSQRKYCAECGGHLMTNHPTLGLVDVFAATLPTLPFTPGVHVNYADTVLPMRDGLPKLKDFPAELGGSGEVIAE; encoded by the coding sequence ATGAAGCATACTGGAAGCTGTTTTTGCGGCGCAGTGGAGGTCCAGGTCACGGGTCCGCCGGAAGGAATGGGTTATTGCCATTGCAGTTCCTGCCGTTCGTGGTCCGGCGGACCGGTGAACGCGTTTAGCCTGTGGAGGCCGGAAGCGGTACGGATCACGGCGGGGGCGCAACACGTCGCGACGTTCGAGAAGACTCCGATGAGCCAGCGCAAGTATTGCGCGGAGTGCGGCGGCCACCTGATGACCAATCATCCGACGCTCGGGCTGGTTGATGTCTTCGCCGCAACCCTTCCGACGCTCCCTTTCACGCCCGGCGTGCATGTCAATTACGCGGATACGGTGCTGCCGATGCGGGATGGCTTGCCCAAGCTAAAGGATTTTCCCGCCGAGCTTGGCGGCTCCGGTGAGGTGATCGCCGAGTAG
- a CDS encoding winged helix-turn-helix domain-containing tetratricopeptide repeat protein, whose product MKFNFDYYILDTDRRELRHGGELVAMQPQVFDLLVHLLKHRDRVVSRDDLIALVWRGRIVSDSTLDSRINAARNAIGDNGKEQRLIRTIPRKGIRFVGVVNGPCDAQAASPVEAEQPRSVLALPSQPAIAVLPFDNMSGDREQEYFSDGISEDIITALSKLRWFFVIARNSSFTYKGKAVHMRQVAAELGVRYVVEGSVRRSGDRVRITAQLNDTATGSHIWAEHYDRELIDVFAVQDEITDAIVAAIEPQIYAAENFRSRRKPPNSVDAWDLVMRALSHHWRVTRPDSLAAQALLERAIAIDPGYGQALALFATNHMFGVHLGWTDLATAAPAAEQAALAAIAADSEDAWAHTALGSVYFSTRRLDHSLAEFELALQLNPNFSLAQGYYALALSYTGRWTDAYAATQRAIRQSPRDPSSAIYYGVAAYAQFVGRNYHQAIALAREATRQRGDLTGAYRVLTVAAGMTGQIELARTALQELRRTQPNISLAWIATQLPWKLDADREHYLEGFRRAGLE is encoded by the coding sequence GTGAAATTCAACTTCGATTATTACATCCTGGACACCGATCGTCGCGAGCTGCGCCATGGCGGCGAACTGGTGGCGATGCAGCCGCAAGTATTCGACTTGCTGGTTCACCTGTTGAAACACCGCGATCGCGTGGTCAGCCGGGATGATCTCATTGCGCTGGTGTGGAGAGGACGGATCGTCTCGGACTCGACGCTGGACAGCCGGATCAACGCCGCTCGAAACGCGATCGGCGACAACGGCAAGGAACAGCGGCTCATTCGCACCATTCCCCGTAAGGGGATCCGCTTCGTCGGAGTCGTGAATGGGCCATGCGATGCACAGGCCGCGTCGCCGGTAGAAGCAGAACAACCTCGTTCGGTGTTAGCGCTGCCCAGCCAGCCGGCAATAGCCGTACTGCCGTTCGACAATATGAGCGGCGACCGCGAGCAGGAGTATTTTTCCGACGGGATCAGCGAGGACATCATCACTGCGCTGTCGAAATTGCGCTGGTTCTTCGTGATCGCGCGCAACTCGTCGTTTACCTACAAAGGCAAGGCGGTGCACATGAGGCAGGTCGCCGCCGAGCTCGGCGTGCGCTACGTGGTCGAAGGCAGTGTTAGAAGGAGCGGCGATCGCGTCCGCATCACAGCGCAGCTCAATGACACCGCGACCGGCAGCCACATCTGGGCGGAGCATTACGACCGCGAGCTGATCGACGTATTCGCCGTACAGGACGAGATCACCGACGCCATCGTCGCGGCGATCGAACCGCAGATTTACGCGGCTGAGAACTTTCGCAGCCGGCGCAAGCCGCCCAATAGCGTGGACGCGTGGGACCTGGTGATGCGGGCGCTGTCGCATCACTGGCGGGTGACGCGGCCTGACAGCCTCGCCGCGCAGGCGTTGCTGGAACGCGCGATTGCGATCGATCCGGGCTACGGCCAGGCGTTGGCCCTGTTCGCGACCAACCATATGTTCGGCGTGCATCTGGGCTGGACTGACCTTGCAACTGCGGCGCCCGCCGCCGAGCAAGCGGCATTGGCAGCCATTGCCGCCGATAGCGAGGATGCTTGGGCGCATACGGCGCTGGGCAGCGTGTATTTCTCCACGCGCCGGCTCGACCATTCGCTGGCCGAGTTCGAACTGGCGCTCCAGCTCAACCCGAATTTCTCGCTGGCGCAGGGGTACTATGCCCTGGCGCTGTCCTATACCGGCCGGTGGACGGATGCCTATGCGGCGACGCAACGCGCCATCCGCCAGAGCCCGCGCGATCCTTCTTCCGCGATCTATTACGGCGTTGCGGCCTACGCCCAGTTTGTCGGACGGAACTATCACCAAGCGATCGCTCTGGCGCGCGAGGCGACGCGTCAGCGCGGCGACCTCACCGGCGCCTATCGGGTGCTGACGGTCGCGGCCGGCATGACCGGCCAGATCGAACTCGCCCGGACCGCGCTTCAGGAGCTGCGCCGGACCCAGCCCAATATTTCGCTTGCCTGGATCGCGACGCAGTTGCCCTGGAAGCTCGACGCCGATCGCGAGCATTACCTCGAAGGCTTTCGCCGCGCCGGGCTGGAATGA
- the bamA gene encoding outer membrane protein assembly factor BamA yields MRIRRITLRNRSSRSGLAACRLAGALGLIFAASAVAQSAPPSPGSVIVEGNRRVDAETVRSYFHAAPDGHFDDAARDAALKALIATGLFDKVSIERAGERLVVHLSEAPVLDRVAFEGNKKVKDTDLAATVESKPRGSLQRAAVQADVGRIIESYRRVGRTEVKVDPQIIDRGNGRVDLIYAITEGAKTPVRQIDFTGNKAFGKRQLSAVIKTSATHMLSFLTGGNVYDPDRVAQDQEQLRLYYRSKGYADVSVSSAKTEYDPAAKGFTLSFAIDEGPLYHFREVSVACNVPGMDCDKLRAVPTAHPGAVFDGNALDKTTELLAIEMAKLGYPFAQATPHLTRDAAAQRIDVAFVIDQGPRTYVERIEIHGNTRTRDYVIRREFDIAEGDPYNKTLIDRAERRLKNLNYFKTVKISNRPGSAPDHVILDVEAVDQATGDFNVAGGYSTTDGALVEVKVGERNFYGTGKNVQAAFTYGQYARGINLAASEPYFLGTKVAAGIELFGRQNDANSYQSYGSTTYGARLQLGTPINEQLGVQWRYSIYNQNITLSPNASGLTPSLAVRQAAAAGPTWVSAPGSTTTYSTLDNTKSPTSGIRSQLSQDLAGLGGDVKFLKTTEDVRYYKSLSSDLVGMVRAQGGYVTGWGGQQVPLMNNFFGGPTMVRGFAPNGFGPRDLTPGTTMDNVGGSAYWATTAELQSAIPGVPNEYGLRATAFVDAGSVFRYSGSTASLQVANKNVVRSSIGAGLTWASPFGALTVDYAVPLTKAAYDVVQPLRFSAGGF; encoded by the coding sequence GTGAGGATCAGACGCATCACGCTGCGCAACCGATCGTCCCGATCGGGGCTAGCTGCTTGCCGGCTAGCCGGCGCCCTCGGCTTGATTTTCGCGGCGTCTGCCGTCGCTCAATCCGCACCGCCATCACCGGGATCGGTTATCGTCGAAGGGAATCGCCGCGTCGATGCCGAGACCGTACGCTCCTACTTCCACGCAGCGCCCGACGGGCATTTCGACGACGCCGCGCGTGACGCGGCGTTGAAAGCGCTGATCGCAACGGGCCTGTTCGATAAGGTTTCGATCGAACGCGCCGGCGAGCGACTTGTAGTGCATCTGTCCGAAGCGCCCGTGCTCGACCGCGTCGCATTCGAAGGCAACAAGAAGGTCAAGGACACCGACCTTGCCGCTACCGTCGAATCCAAACCGCGCGGCTCGCTGCAACGCGCCGCCGTGCAGGCTGACGTCGGCCGCATCATCGAGTCGTATCGCCGTGTCGGCCGCACCGAGGTCAAGGTCGATCCGCAAATCATCGACCGCGGCAATGGCCGGGTCGATCTCATCTACGCCATAACGGAGGGAGCAAAAACCCCGGTGCGGCAGATCGACTTCACCGGCAACAAGGCCTTCGGCAAACGGCAGCTCAGCGCCGTGATCAAGACCTCCGCCACCCATATGCTGAGTTTTCTAACCGGCGGTAACGTCTACGATCCCGACCGCGTCGCGCAAGACCAGGAACAGCTGCGCCTTTACTACCGCAGCAAGGGTTATGCCGATGTCAGCGTCTCATCGGCAAAGACCGAGTATGATCCGGCGGCGAAGGGTTTTACGCTCAGCTTCGCAATCGATGAGGGCCCGCTCTATCACTTCCGGGAAGTCAGCGTCGCCTGCAACGTTCCGGGCATGGATTGCGACAAGCTTCGTGCCGTCCCTACCGCCCACCCGGGCGCCGTGTTCGACGGCAACGCCCTCGACAAGACCACCGAGCTTCTGGCCATCGAAATGGCAAAGCTCGGCTATCCCTTTGCCCAAGCGACCCCTCACCTCACGCGCGATGCCGCCGCGCAACGCATCGACGTCGCCTTCGTGATCGATCAAGGGCCTCGCACCTATGTCGAGCGGATCGAGATCCATGGCAATACGCGCACCCGCGATTACGTGATCCGGCGCGAATTCGACATCGCGGAAGGCGATCCCTACAACAAGACGCTGATAGACCGGGCCGAACGACGTTTGAAGAATTTGAACTACTTCAAGACGGTGAAGATATCGAACAGGCCGGGCTCGGCGCCGGATCATGTTATCCTCGATGTCGAGGCAGTTGACCAGGCGACCGGCGATTTCAACGTCGCCGGGGGTTACTCGACCACCGACGGCGCGCTCGTCGAGGTCAAGGTGGGCGAGCGCAATTTCTATGGCACGGGCAAGAACGTCCAGGCCGCCTTCACTTACGGCCAATATGCGCGTGGCATCAATCTGGCCGCGTCCGAACCCTATTTTCTCGGCACCAAGGTCGCGGCCGGCATCGAGCTTTTCGGCCGCCAGAACGACGCCAATAGCTACCAATCCTATGGCAGCACGACCTATGGCGCGAGACTGCAGCTCGGTACGCCGATCAACGAGCAACTCGGCGTGCAGTGGCGTTACTCGATCTACAATCAAAACATCACGCTTTCGCCGAACGCTTCGGGCCTGACGCCCTCGCTCGCCGTCCGGCAGGCGGCGGCCGCCGGTCCGACCTGGGTCTCCGCCCCCGGCAGTACGACAACCTACAGCACACTGGACAACACAAAGAGCCCGACCAGCGGAATCAGGTCGCAGCTCAGCCAGGATCTGGCGGGACTTGGCGGCGACGTAAAGTTTCTGAAGACCACGGAAGACGTCCGCTACTACAAATCGCTCAGTAGCGACCTGGTTGGCATGGTTCGCGCCCAGGGCGGCTACGTCACCGGTTGGGGTGGCCAGCAGGTGCCGCTGATGAACAATTTCTTCGGCGGCCCGACCATGGTGCGTGGATTTGCCCCCAACGGATTCGGCCCACGCGACCTGACGCCGGGCACCACGATGGATAATGTCGGCGGCAGCGCCTATTGGGCAACGACCGCCGAACTGCAGAGCGCGATCCCCGGCGTACCCAACGAATACGGGCTCAGGGCCACGGCCTTCGTCGATGCCGGCAGCGTATTCCGCTACAGCGGATCGACGGCATCGCTTCAGGTCGCCAACAAGAATGTCGTTCGCTCGTCGATCGGCGCAGGCCTGACCTGGGCCTCGCCGTTCGGCGCATTGACCGTCGACTACGCCGTTCCGCTGACCAAGGCTGCCTATGACGTGGTGCAGCCTCTGCGATTCAGCGCGGGAGGCTTTTGA
- a CDS encoding DUF6456 domain-containing protein: protein MPRAKRRKPHNPAKAHDRRSRDLLRKAEVATVEVDNPLALEPGDKIVALRSIRNDPLARLHSHRQIDEAQYQAGRAFQSDWEKAERGPRAVDPTREYVDGGQSREPITEGQRKAVLRLNRAERELGADGSALVHDVLVQGLTMEQIGQRRGLCTKRWSDYFSRRFRECLDRLALLYGFATEHPVPVKSLPR, encoded by the coding sequence ATGCCGAGAGCCAAACGCCGAAAGCCGCACAATCCCGCCAAGGCGCATGACCGAAGGTCCCGCGACTTGTTACGCAAGGCCGAAGTTGCAACCGTCGAGGTCGATAATCCCCTGGCGTTGGAGCCGGGTGATAAGATCGTGGCCCTGCGTTCTATCCGCAACGATCCGCTCGCTCGCCTGCATTCCCACCGCCAGATCGACGAGGCGCAGTATCAGGCCGGACGTGCGTTCCAGAGCGACTGGGAGAAGGCCGAGCGCGGACCGCGCGCGGTCGACCCGACCCGGGAATATGTCGATGGCGGGCAGAGCCGCGAACCGATCACCGAGGGCCAGCGCAAGGCCGTGCTGCGGTTGAACCGGGCCGAACGCGAGCTTGGCGCGGATGGCTCGGCGCTGGTGCATGATGTCCTGGTCCAGGGTCTGACCATGGAGCAGATCGGCCAGCGAAGGGGCCTGTGTACCAAACGCTGGAGCGACTATTTTTCAAGACGATTCCGCGAATGCCTCGACCGGCTGGCGCTGCTGTATGGGTTCGCGACGGAGCATCCCGTTCCCGTCAAAAGCCTCCCGCGCTGA
- a CDS encoding GcrA family cell cycle regulator: MELSNWAPEHSDALRDFIAKGMTFSEATRAINSRFNTSYSRSAALGRARRLGLGPDDRQQPSMPTKPAELHEIAEPRPSDFRTLALPWPTPVFKAIKPVKLRCVPLEPRHLSLIDLERGDCRYPYGGDEEGEAITFCGHPRRPGSSYCTPHFHLSRDLIVPAERAVSEHRFTARGGGMKSAAVTCVADRLKPLPRRHRIAHLRALIGLQPVGCGRRDELSELLRDEISDASIE, encoded by the coding sequence ATGGAACTGTCGAACTGGGCGCCCGAGCACTCGGACGCGCTGCGGGACTTTATTGCCAAAGGCATGACCTTTTCGGAGGCTACGCGAGCGATCAATTCACGATTCAATACTTCCTACTCTCGCAGTGCTGCGCTCGGGCGCGCCCGGCGCCTGGGGCTGGGACCGGACGATCGCCAGCAACCATCGATGCCCACCAAGCCTGCCGAGCTGCATGAGATCGCTGAACCCCGTCCCAGCGATTTCAGGACGCTTGCGCTTCCCTGGCCGACGCCGGTGTTCAAAGCGATCAAGCCGGTCAAGCTGCGCTGCGTGCCGCTTGAACCGCGACATCTCTCCCTGATCGACTTGGAGCGCGGCGACTGCCGCTATCCCTACGGCGGCGATGAAGAGGGCGAGGCCATCACCTTCTGCGGTCATCCGCGCCGTCCGGGCTCGAGTTATTGCACGCCGCATTTTCATCTGAGCCGCGATCTGATCGTGCCCGCAGAACGCGCGGTGAGCGAGCACCGTTTCACTGCGCGTGGTGGCGGCATGAAGAGCGCCGCTGTTACATGCGTGGCCGACAGGCTGAAACCGCTACCGCGCCGCCATCGCATCGCTCATCTGCGTGCGCTGATCGGACTTCAGCCGGTGGGCTGCGGCCGTCGGGACGAATTGTCGGAATTGCTGCGCGACGAGATATCGGACGCATCAATCGAATAG
- a CDS encoding S24 family peptidase — protein sequence MLDIRLIERGLEKPGKTKGGLATAMGVRPGAVSEILSGIRLIKASEIAPIIDYLELNSVPIMGRVGAGASIEPEHEQVPPEGLGEVELPFPIAEETIAFEVSGDSMLPKYENGDIIVVYREQRHPLSSFYGEEAAVRLKTGERYLKTIERGKSQTSVNLTSFNAKPITGVKLEWIGEICVTLPRGQIERLRNKAAARVRKATRTAGGRTPDK from the coding sequence ATGCTGGACATCAGGTTGATCGAACGGGGCCTGGAGAAGCCGGGCAAGACCAAGGGTGGATTGGCGACGGCAATGGGCGTTCGCCCCGGCGCGGTTTCCGAGATCCTGTCCGGAATACGCCTGATCAAGGCGTCCGAAATCGCGCCGATCATCGACTATCTCGAACTGAACTCGGTGCCGATCATGGGCCGCGTCGGCGCTGGCGCCTCGATCGAGCCTGAGCATGAGCAGGTGCCGCCGGAAGGCCTCGGCGAGGTCGAACTGCCCTTCCCGATCGCCGAAGAGACCATCGCCTTCGAGGTCTCCGGCGATTCCATGCTGCCGAAGTACGAGAATGGCGATATTATTGTGGTCTATCGCGAGCAGCGCCATCCGCTGTCGAGCTTCTATGGCGAGGAAGCTGCAGTCCGCCTGAAGACCGGTGAGCGTTATCTGAAGACGATCGAGAGGGGAAAATCTCAGACCTCGGTCAACCTCACGAGTTTCAATGCCAAGCCGATCACCGGCGTAAAGCTGGAATGGATCGGGGAGATCTGCGTCACCCTGCCCAGGGGCCAGATCGAACGATTGCGTAACAAGGCGGCAGCCCGGGTTCGCAAGGCGACAAGGACTGCGGGCGGCCGCACGCCGGACAAATAG
- a CDS encoding OpgC domain-containing protein, translating into MYPSMKAELAARDGDLRLCLLLGLAAWFLFLDHVPHNAVSLLTMRNFGFSGATDVFVFIGGYTAAILYGRMMLERGFVVTATRIFKRLWQLYAAYIVLFVIYIDLIGYVARKSRASELIGDFNVTGIVDHTIRTLIHGLLLQAKPLNLDVLQLFIVLMAVFPLVLFGMVRRPNVTMAGSIGLYFAACQFDWNLASFPDGRWYLNPFCWQLLFVLGAWLALSGADQMRAIGTLQKVPVLRAAAWLYLLFALVVTVAGKFPQAGIVPDLLRDAFLPNDTENLAPHRVLHFLALAFLFAYVVPRDWSGFRWQTLQPVIKCGQEWLSVFCVGVFLSFAGHLVLITGPDSLAMHVLVSFAGILIMTGVAYYVSWSKRQDHKPAFQTEAMTGLPAPAPQSAGNAPFNRASLAPSMAASSLPSTDAATAQVKMR; encoded by the coding sequence ATGTATCCGTCAATGAAGGCTGAGCTCGCTGCGCGCGACGGCGATCTCCGACTCTGTCTCCTGCTTGGTCTCGCGGCTTGGTTCCTCTTTCTGGATCATGTCCCGCACAATGCGGTCAGCCTGCTGACCATGCGCAATTTCGGGTTCAGCGGCGCCACCGACGTGTTCGTGTTCATAGGCGGCTATACGGCCGCAATCCTCTATGGAAGGATGATGCTGGAGCGCGGGTTCGTCGTGACGGCAACCCGTATCTTCAAGCGGCTGTGGCAGCTTTACGCCGCCTATATCGTCCTATTCGTGATCTATATCGATCTGATCGGATATGTCGCGCGCAAGTCGCGTGCATCCGAACTCATTGGTGATTTCAACGTCACGGGAATCGTCGACCATACGATCCGGACCCTGATTCACGGACTGCTGCTGCAGGCCAAGCCGCTCAACCTCGATGTGCTGCAACTGTTCATCGTATTGATGGCGGTCTTCCCGCTCGTTCTGTTCGGCATGGTCCGCCGGCCGAACGTCACCATGGCGGGGTCGATCGGTCTCTACTTTGCGGCCTGTCAGTTCGACTGGAATCTGGCCTCGTTTCCGGATGGACGGTGGTATCTCAACCCGTTCTGCTGGCAGCTCCTGTTTGTGCTTGGCGCCTGGCTTGCGTTGAGTGGCGCCGATCAAATGCGGGCTATAGGTACGCTTCAGAAGGTCCCGGTTCTGCGGGCCGCGGCGTGGCTGTATCTGCTCTTTGCTCTGGTGGTGACGGTGGCAGGGAAATTTCCCCAGGCCGGCATCGTCCCGGATCTCCTGCGCGATGCCTTTCTTCCCAACGACACGGAAAACCTCGCCCCTCACAGGGTACTTCACTTTCTCGCGCTGGCTTTTCTGTTTGCCTATGTGGTGCCGCGAGACTGGTCCGGTTTCCGATGGCAGACGTTGCAGCCGGTCATCAAATGTGGCCAGGAATGGCTGTCGGTCTTTTGTGTTGGGGTATTTCTTTCGTTTGCCGGACACCTTGTCCTGATCACGGGCCCGGATTCGCTCGCCATGCATGTCCTGGTCAGCTTTGCCGGGATTTTGATCATGACGGGCGTGGCCTACTACGTGTCGTGGTCCAAACGGCAAGATCACAAGCCGGCATTCCAGACGGAGGCAATGACGGGGTTACCTGCACCCGCCCCTCAATCTGCGGGGAATGCCCCTTTCAACCGCGCCTCACTCGCGCCCAGCATGGCTGCGTCGAGCCTTCCCTCGACCGATGCCGCCACGGCGCAGGTGAAGATGCGATAG
- a CDS encoding glycoside hydrolase family 3 N-terminal domain-containing protein, giving the protein MQILKRIGLVLIWFAGAVFIFAAANKNDPYLISLRGPGNIVLAAASIIAVVVLIRRGYWWRGIAGRLLILLWCLPSLSMLGAHASFEWRKRSVLQIDATPARSLGRHFVVGYSSFSEVSALAEKGLISGIYITKHNVVGSSAARLTEEIAALQGRRRAASLPPLIVAADQEGGIVSHLAPPLTKLPALSTLASLAPDVRAEKAEAFGRIHGQELAALGVNLNLAPVLDLRPELKRNRLDFNTLIGQRAISDDPAVVADIARAYVNGLEASGVGATVKHFPGLGRVRTDTHHFSADLDTPLDELEASDWIPFRKVLAGSKAQLMIGHVTLTSVDPDRAASHSKRVVDGIVRKKWNYQGVVMTDDLVMGAIYQRDVCTAVVEALNAGVDLLLVAFDGAQFYRIFTCAVAASVEGRLDAAMLGASEARLKGAFPAD; this is encoded by the coding sequence ATGCAAATTCTCAAACGTATTGGCCTCGTCCTGATCTGGTTCGCCGGAGCCGTCTTCATTTTCGCTGCAGCCAACAAGAACGATCCCTATCTGATTTCGCTGCGCGGGCCGGGAAATATTGTTCTGGCGGCAGCGAGCATCATCGCGGTGGTGGTCCTCATCCGTCGCGGCTATTGGTGGCGAGGTATCGCCGGACGGTTGCTCATTCTGCTATGGTGCCTGCCATCGCTGTCGATGCTCGGAGCGCATGCTTCGTTTGAATGGCGCAAGCGGAGCGTCTTGCAGATCGACGCCACACCGGCGCGAAGCCTTGGGCGACATTTTGTTGTTGGATACTCGTCATTTTCAGAGGTGTCGGCTCTCGCCGAGAAGGGCCTGATCTCCGGCATCTACATCACCAAGCACAATGTCGTGGGATCGTCGGCGGCGCGTCTGACGGAAGAGATTGCGGCGCTGCAGGGAAGGCGGCGCGCTGCTAGCCTGCCGCCGCTGATCGTTGCGGCCGACCAGGAAGGCGGCATCGTATCGCATCTGGCGCCGCCCCTGACCAAGCTGCCGGCGCTATCGACGCTTGCGAGCCTGGCGCCGGATGTTCGCGCGGAGAAGGCGGAGGCGTTCGGGCGTATTCACGGGCAGGAGCTTGCGGCGCTCGGCGTCAACCTGAACCTTGCGCCGGTGCTGGATTTACGCCCCGAACTGAAGCGCAACCGGCTCGACTTCAACACGCTGATCGGCCAACGCGCGATTTCCGATGATCCGGCTGTCGTCGCCGATATCGCGCGGGCTTACGTCAACGGCCTGGAAGCGTCAGGCGTCGGCGCGACGGTGAAGCATTTTCCAGGGCTCGGACGCGTACGAACCGATACCCATCACTTCAGCGCCGATTTGGATACGCCCCTGGACGAACTCGAAGCGTCGGACTGGATTCCCTTCAGGAAGGTGCTGGCTGGCTCAAAAGCGCAACTGATGATCGGGCATGTGACGCTGACCTCGGTTGATCCGGACCGTGCGGCGTCGCATTCCAAACGGGTCGTCGACGGCATCGTTCGCAAGAAATGGAATTATCAAGGCGTCGTCATGACCGATGATCTCGTGATGGGAGCGATCTACCAACGCGATGTCTGTACGGCAGTGGTCGAGGCGCTCAATGCCGGTGTCGATCTGCTGCTGGTCGCCTTCGACGGGGCGCAGTTCTATCGCATCTTCACCTGCGCCGTGGCGGCATCGGTCGAGGGAAGGCTCGACGCAGCCATGCTGGGCGCGAGTGAGGCGCGGTTGAAAGGGGCATTCCCCGCAGATTGA
- a CDS encoding DUF4153 domain-containing protein, producing MADFTTPASNASFVREGTFPVKAAIVLALATLADWLFYGQGIGISAAIFAVAVASGSLLTNLATLNRKQVLPAGALLLVALFPAIEEFNVASLTFMVLALGVGLLLTTNRDRHGLGERAAALCDLYLVGPFRFFRDAIGAFNLPALKTGFAVWFIPIVLGGIFVFLLVSANPLLEKWISLLNLGNTASYVSLGRVLFWTVALSIVWPFIHVRWSGTRKMPAGMAEAAALAQGIPSGQHDFFGVATILRSLILFNLLFAVQTVLDVAYLWGNATLPADISYASYAHRGAYPLIVTALLAAGFVLVAMRPGGPAEQSRGIRPLVYLWVAQNVLLVMSSILRLDLYVQIYLLTWWRVAAFIWMVLVELGLVLIVARIVLNRSNDWLIRANLITLTATLYACSLINFAAIIADYNVSHSREAVGKGVWIDMNYLFSLGPQALPAIDRAIALRGFDPTLVSRRGCLVEQQVKATAWRSWSFRSWRLQRALGAQPKSTTTG from the coding sequence ATGGCCGATTTCACCACGCCGGCCTCCAATGCCAGTTTCGTTCGGGAAGGCACCTTTCCCGTCAAGGCAGCCATTGTTCTCGCGCTGGCTACACTGGCCGACTGGCTGTTCTACGGACAAGGCATTGGAATATCGGCGGCCATCTTTGCGGTCGCCGTAGCCAGCGGCTCGCTGCTCACCAACCTCGCAACTTTGAACCGAAAGCAGGTGCTGCCGGCAGGCGCTCTCCTGCTGGTCGCCCTCTTCCCCGCCATCGAGGAATTCAACGTCGCGTCTCTGACGTTCATGGTGTTAGCTCTCGGCGTAGGCCTGCTGCTGACGACCAATCGCGATCGGCATGGTCTCGGCGAGCGAGCCGCGGCGTTATGCGATCTTTATCTGGTCGGCCCGTTCCGATTTTTCCGCGATGCCATCGGTGCGTTCAATCTACCAGCACTGAAGACCGGGTTTGCCGTGTGGTTCATTCCCATCGTTCTCGGCGGCATCTTCGTGTTTTTGCTGGTATCGGCCAATCCATTGCTCGAGAAGTGGATCAGCCTGCTGAACCTGGGTAACACGGCCTCTTACGTGAGTCTCGGACGCGTACTGTTTTGGACTGTGGCGCTGTCGATCGTATGGCCTTTTATCCACGTCCGGTGGAGCGGCACGCGGAAGATGCCGGCAGGCATGGCCGAAGCGGCAGCATTGGCGCAGGGAATACCATCGGGCCAACACGACTTCTTCGGTGTTGCGACGATCCTGCGTTCGCTGATCCTGTTCAATTTGCTGTTCGCCGTTCAAACCGTTCTTGACGTGGCCTATCTCTGGGGCAACGCGACCTTGCCCGCCGATATCAGTTACGCCTCATATGCGCATCGAGGCGCCTATCCCCTCATCGTCACGGCGCTGTTGGCGGCGGGTTTCGTTCTGGTCGCCATGAGGCCAGGTGGCCCGGCCGAGCAATCGAGGGGGATCCGGCCGCTGGTTTATCTGTGGGTGGCGCAAAATGTCCTGCTGGTGATGTCATCGATCCTGCGCCTCGATCTCTATGTTCAAATCTACCTGCTGACCTGGTGGCGCGTCGCGGCTTTCATCTGGATGGTTCTGGTCGAGTTGGGGCTCGTGCTCATCGTCGCCCGCATCGTTCTTAACCGCTCGAATGACTGGCTGATCCGCGCCAACCTCATCACCCTGACGGCAACGCTCTACGCCTGCTCGCTGATCAATTTTGCCGCCATCATCGCCGACTACAATGTCAGCCACAGCCGCGAAGCCGTAGGCAAGGGAGTGTGGATCGACATGAACTATCTGTTTTCCCTCGGACCGCAAGCATTGCCGGCTATCGACCGGGCTATTGCCCTTCGCGGGTTCGATCCCACCCTTGTTTCCCGCCGTGGTTGCCTTGTAGAACAGCAAGTGAAAGCGACGGCTTGGCGCTCCTGGAGCTTTCGAAGCTGGCGCCTCCAGCGCGCCCTGGGCGCCCAACCGAAGAGTACGACAACAGGCTAG